The following proteins come from a genomic window of Candidatus Thiodiazotropha sp. CDECU1:
- a CDS encoding BON domain-containing protein, whose protein sequence is MQNKIAPLLAICITILILQGCTAAVVGGAAATAAVAHDRRTTGTIVEDQSIELKVYDSMANDARFKQQSSIHVTSYNLVVLLTGQAADQALRSKAEQLASSIDRVRRVVNEIEIGSTSTLVENSRDAALTTEVKLRLAKVRIPDFDPLRVKVVTERGTVFLLGLITKQEADAVTDVVRHISGVRRVVRVFEYI, encoded by the coding sequence ATGCAAAACAAAATCGCTCCACTGCTTGCCATCTGCATCACCATACTGATTCTGCAGGGCTGCACTGCAGCTGTTGTAGGGGGTGCGGCCGCCACCGCGGCGGTTGCCCATGACAGACGCACTACTGGCACCATTGTCGAGGACCAGAGCATCGAACTTAAGGTCTATGACTCGATGGCCAATGATGCGAGATTCAAACAACAGAGCAGTATACATGTCACCAGCTACAACTTGGTTGTACTACTGACCGGTCAGGCGGCTGATCAAGCGCTGCGCAGTAAGGCCGAACAGCTGGCATCCAGTATTGACCGGGTGCGCCGGGTCGTAAATGAAATTGAGATAGGCAGCACATCCACCCTGGTTGAGAACAGCCGTGATGCCGCCCTGACCACGGAGGTCAAGCTGAGGCTCGCAAAGGTCAGGATTCCCGATTTCGATCCACTCAGAGTGAAGGTGGTTACAGAACGAGGGACAGTATTTCTGCTGGGACTGATCACCAAACAGGAAGCGGATGCCGTTACCGATGTGGTTCGTCATATCAGTGGCGTACGTCGCGTTGTGCGTGTCTTCGAGTATATCTGA
- a CDS encoding YraN family protein gives MIANHLAYGQEAEQQALDFLQSKGLRLQERNFRCKTGEIDLIMRDAQTLVFVEVRFRQSNDYGRALETVTAGKQRKLLNTANRYLQMKHIDSACRFDVIALNGSGSTPIEWIKNAIQIAW, from the coding sequence ATGATTGCCAATCACCTGGCATATGGACAAGAGGCGGAACAGCAGGCGCTCGACTTCCTGCAAAGCAAAGGGCTTAGACTTCAGGAACGTAATTTTCGCTGTAAAACAGGTGAGATTGACCTGATAATGCGCGATGCTCAGACATTGGTTTTTGTTGAGGTACGTTTTCGCCAGTCAAACGATTATGGTCGCGCATTGGAAACAGTGACTGCAGGCAAACAGCGAAAACTCCTCAACACCGCAAATCGATATCTTCAAATGAAGCATATTGATAGTGCCTGTCGTTTTGACGTTATTGCACTCAACGGTTCGGGATCAACACCTATCGAGTGGATAAAGAATGCGATTCAGATCGCCTGGTAG
- a CDS encoding phosphoheptose isomerase has protein sequence MTNTQRIHMLFNQSIQTKIDALPLLTQPIGDAAELIFNRLLEGNKVLSCGNGGSAGDAQHFSSEMLNRYERDRPGLPAIALTTDSSTVTSIANDLDFSTIFARQVEALGQPNDLLLAISTSGNSSNVNRAITSAHERDMNIVALTGRDGGELVKLLAPADVEIRVPSDVTARIQETHLLIIHCLCDLVDHQLLGS, from the coding sequence ATGACCAATACACAGCGAATTCATATGCTCTTCAATCAGAGCATTCAGACCAAGATTGATGCCTTGCCACTTTTGACTCAGCCCATAGGTGATGCTGCCGAATTGATATTCAACCGCCTGCTTGAAGGCAACAAGGTGCTCAGCTGCGGTAACGGGGGATCGGCGGGCGACGCTCAGCACTTCTCATCAGAGATGCTCAACCGCTACGAACGGGATCGACCGGGGCTGCCGGCTATTGCACTCACCACAGACAGTTCGACGGTCACCTCTATCGCAAACGATTTGGATTTCTCCACTATCTTCGCACGCCAGGTCGAGGCCCTCGGTCAGCCGAATGACCTGCTGCTGGCAATTTCCACCAGCGGTAATTCGAGCAATGTCAATCGCGCCATAACATCAGCCCACGAGCGGGACATGAATATCGTAGCCTTGACCGGTCGTGACGGCGGCGAACTGGTGAAACTCCTGGCTCCAGCAGATGTCGAAATTCGCGTTCCATCGGATGTCACTGCACGAATTCAGGAGACCCACCTTTTGATTATTCACTGCCTCTGCGATCTCGTGGATCATCAGTTACTAGGAAGCTAA